Proteins from a single region of Zavarzinella sp.:
- a CDS encoding tetratricopeptide repeat protein — MEVTTSDLLPIREKYSQGMYLQAYELSKQFGPLEQWENTPARLMGGRIAIQLGGNRLGRKMHLQAWKDTPTYPEAIYYHARYRLEQFGPFACWNFMRTFTEDDWSIAPPDIRADWYALHAYICGRLRDFEQAERWLNKADTLCQDRAWFDVEKSAVLEFQEKYEEALEVARHSLQLVPNFRPGVQSECHLLLVLGRTQEALERLREASQAIESSILYAHLAAVQMELRHFHDARATYEKFVQFSPLLDRETKKWTAARLADVAYYCGDFSTALEQCPHAKDEFYDDLAKQLPLVSQPEHYHVRIPCLTLGEMQYPSPLDVGVRYWLNKQVNCPQEVIASDGLPDVREREWVEAQGLVCREFRFAPEIAKDLLSRGLPFTLTLFDGGYGHPHLVVGVDMVRQSLLFRDIYENRDNEASFKLLNERYQGTGPRGLLFVPPEKVGELEGIEFPDGKELEKLHQLQLALHQHRRAEAVSIYDELRAESATHLVTRLARLALARYDAHPVLMDDAIDALLTLAPNDSAYLSVKLNTLRELSRKDERLQLAQKLALSPKVDPSFSHQYVHIALADPELLPDAEMVMRRTIRKRPYYPGGYYLLANVLWERGEFDLSREVYRFSAALDDRDDQFCESYYRASRATSHNKEALRFLEHRYHRTLGRWSAPARVYFYALSEEGEMDEAFDCLRRVWEPNQETEATPPMATNASEVGDVILFAAEMHTNYNDAETGEQLLELAKKFSNRLAIAKVETRIEMTRLHFSRCQAIWNEILAAEPLSNEAHRNVARLIADLRSRDEAIEWLKSYIQTFPHHYPLRQLLIDWLRGETVAQGVRPPAETVIREMIEQCPTDAWIHRELSLHLANAGFREDALVALEEAKRLEPDSPSYFYTLGHVLTRADRIEEAREAYQEIIRRSVDNDIAIAELLTLSPGDEEKKNAIEFVADQFQLQQKYGEGILTFRDTASQAGDVIEPDELLKIVQQAYDEYPEVWQTWSALSQQLVDAERIEEAHQVALEAVERFPLLPRLWKELADIRKRLGKIEDQIAALRQAVITAPGWSYVARELADLLEVHGDKEEARAILEQAVARNPIDPGNHGYLADHLWKIDEPEEALRRQEISVTLDPGYDWAWRTLGEWCDEVGRSNDVVEIARRVTKAKPGDPRGWLALARWLYNSDQHEELLHALDRCITLNPRGTDGHDLKAERLAELGRFDEAKAAALPDVYDNDIPILLQGRAAWVEAKRGDLITACREMQALVALEPTYYWGWQQLAEWYNLLGRSEDFLEAANKMVSLRPDNPFALTARGEARMQNEDLEGAKEDFRASMHLDPNYTYPGMLLFDALMEDKDYGAARGTLAILDENAGSSGRPYVVARYVQLYARSGEKDDAFDEFEEVITLPCESSWPISSSAAELRKAGWQEHVDGLLKHKILTTDNFQTPCLLAWLDSPMGTAATMEERLEVVRRVIKIHPTYVTAHDLKAELLCQLERFDEALAACKPEALEDQLPMMLLGREAWIYAQRGNRTEAIKKMRLIVETEPDYDWGWKQLAIWYDENQQPQEYLEAAEHWSQLRPNDPVATSYLADALQQTGDRRRAKANFRKAYETNPAYAFPGLNLFDFQLDDEEFDAASLTLTKLQEHVGGPQVQLRQIQLLARQKNEDEAMDALYSLLLMEDAPNFMLTRSLDALRTAGYHRSTLALLAEAMEDNDIHPATGRLWVEESMKLDDWAFCEKLLTFETDTKASLEAVATFLDNCRPPHMRDKLYEFLEKAGSRVRSSNTIWAKVSASLLRFQDFAMIRTWGADWRERDLDEQWQLHAYATALRVLDETEELVAVCHFALNELEEDGYTTCDFQVWLLFEAANSGNVELATQLREAIQENLEEDEDYLDSAGKILYQMALGLLQVKQQGGGAFGVAKADGRQKYLELAGEVPRPDMVRSYKRWAKNLASSAGGILPRLWFWFRGNPPQ, encoded by the coding sequence ATGGAAGTAACCACATCTGATTTATTGCCCATCCGTGAAAAATATTCGCAGGGGATGTACCTGCAGGCATATGAGCTGTCGAAACAATTCGGCCCACTGGAACAGTGGGAAAATACCCCCGCACGCCTGATGGGTGGGCGGATTGCCATTCAACTTGGTGGCAATCGGCTGGGGCGAAAGATGCACCTTCAGGCGTGGAAAGACACCCCCACGTATCCGGAAGCAATCTACTACCATGCTCGCTATCGGCTGGAGCAGTTCGGCCCGTTTGCGTGCTGGAATTTCATGCGAACGTTTACCGAAGACGACTGGTCGATTGCCCCACCTGATATCCGTGCGGACTGGTACGCACTGCACGCCTATATTTGTGGGCGGCTGCGGGATTTTGAACAGGCAGAACGCTGGCTGAACAAAGCCGATACGCTGTGCCAGGACCGTGCCTGGTTTGATGTGGAAAAATCGGCCGTGCTTGAGTTTCAGGAAAAATATGAAGAAGCCCTGGAAGTGGCCCGTCATTCACTTCAGTTGGTTCCGAACTTCCGCCCTGGGGTGCAGTCCGAATGCCATCTTCTTTTGGTGTTAGGGCGTACACAAGAGGCCTTAGAGCGGCTGAGGGAAGCTTCGCAGGCGATTGAAAGCAGCATCCTCTATGCCCACCTGGCTGCGGTGCAGATGGAACTGCGACATTTCCACGATGCGCGGGCAACCTACGAAAAATTTGTGCAGTTTTCTCCACTGCTGGATCGGGAAACCAAAAAATGGACTGCGGCACGTCTGGCCGATGTCGCCTACTATTGTGGGGATTTTTCCACCGCACTGGAGCAGTGTCCACATGCCAAAGATGAATTTTACGATGATCTTGCAAAACAACTGCCTTTAGTCAGCCAGCCAGAGCACTACCACGTGCGGATACCGTGCCTGACGCTGGGCGAAATGCAGTACCCTTCCCCACTGGATGTGGGCGTGCGCTATTGGCTGAATAAACAGGTCAATTGCCCACAGGAAGTAATTGCCAGCGACGGCCTGCCCGATGTGCGCGAACGGGAATGGGTTGAGGCACAGGGCCTGGTGTGCCGCGAGTTCCGATTTGCGCCCGAAATCGCCAAAGATTTACTTTCACGTGGGCTGCCATTCACCTTAACACTGTTTGATGGTGGTTACGGCCACCCGCACCTGGTGGTGGGGGTCGACATGGTGCGGCAATCGTTGCTGTTCCGTGATATTTATGAGAATCGCGACAATGAAGCATCGTTCAAACTATTAAACGAACGTTATCAGGGCACCGGCCCACGTGGTTTGTTGTTTGTCCCACCAGAAAAGGTGGGGGAACTGGAAGGGATCGAGTTTCCAGACGGCAAAGAATTAGAAAAACTTCATCAGTTGCAGCTTGCACTCCATCAGCACCGACGTGCTGAAGCAGTAAGCATTTACGACGAATTGCGTGCGGAATCTGCCACCCACCTCGTGACACGATTGGCACGACTGGCACTGGCTCGTTACGATGCCCACCCGGTGCTGATGGATGATGCGATCGACGCACTGCTGACGTTGGCACCCAACGATTCGGCATACCTATCAGTAAAGTTGAACACCTTACGGGAACTGAGCCGCAAAGACGAACGCCTGCAACTGGCCCAGAAACTGGCGTTATCGCCCAAAGTAGACCCCAGTTTCTCCCACCAGTACGTGCACATTGCCCTGGCCGATCCGGAATTACTGCCCGATGCAGAAATGGTGATGCGTCGAACGATCCGCAAACGTCCTTACTACCCAGGTGGGTATTATCTGTTGGCCAATGTGCTGTGGGAACGTGGCGAATTCGATTTATCGCGGGAGGTTTATCGCTTTTCGGCAGCACTGGATGACCGCGATGATCAATTCTGCGAATCGTACTATCGGGCCTCGCGAGCCACCAGTCACAATAAAGAAGCCTTGCGCTTTCTGGAACACCGCTACCACCGCACTCTGGGTAGGTGGTCCGCACCTGCCCGCGTCTATTTTTATGCTCTCAGTGAAGAAGGCGAGATGGACGAGGCGTTCGATTGTCTGCGCCGAGTTTGGGAGCCAAATCAGGAAACGGAAGCCACTCCTCCAATGGCCACAAATGCCAGCGAAGTGGGTGATGTGATTCTGTTTGCTGCCGAAATGCACACCAATTACAACGATGCGGAAACGGGTGAGCAGTTACTGGAACTGGCAAAAAAATTCAGCAATCGGCTGGCCATTGCCAAGGTAGAAACCCGCATTGAAATGACCCGATTGCATTTCAGTCGTTGTCAGGCGATCTGGAACGAAATTCTTGCTGCAGAACCACTTTCGAACGAAGCCCACCGCAATGTGGCACGGTTGATTGCCGATCTGCGAAGTCGTGATGAAGCGATCGAATGGCTGAAAAGTTACATCCAGACCTTCCCCCACCATTATCCATTACGGCAATTGCTGATCGACTGGCTGCGTGGGGAAACCGTGGCCCAGGGGGTGCGTCCACCAGCAGAGACGGTCATTCGGGAAATGATCGAGCAGTGCCCCACCGATGCCTGGATTCATCGCGAATTGTCGCTGCATCTGGCAAATGCGGGCTTTCGTGAAGATGCTCTGGTCGCACTGGAAGAGGCGAAACGCCTGGAGCCAGACAGCCCATCGTACTTTTACACGCTGGGACATGTCCTTACCCGCGCAGACCGGATTGAAGAAGCGAGGGAGGCCTATCAGGAAATTATTCGCCGGTCGGTGGACAATGATATTGCTATCGCGGAACTACTGACATTGTCGCCAGGTGATGAAGAGAAGAAAAATGCCATTGAATTTGTAGCAGACCAGTTTCAACTCCAGCAGAAATATGGTGAAGGAATTCTCACATTTCGGGATACCGCCTCCCAGGCTGGGGATGTGATTGAACCGGATGAACTGCTGAAAATTGTGCAGCAGGCATACGATGAATACCCCGAAGTGTGGCAGACCTGGTCGGCGTTGAGCCAGCAACTGGTGGATGCGGAACGGATAGAAGAAGCCCACCAGGTGGCACTGGAGGCGGTAGAACGCTTCCCATTACTGCCACGTCTCTGGAAAGAGCTGGCAGATATTCGCAAACGGCTGGGCAAAATTGAAGACCAGATTGCCGCCCTGCGACAGGCGGTCATTACCGCACCTGGCTGGAGTTATGTGGCTCGGGAACTGGCTGATCTGCTGGAAGTCCATGGTGATAAAGAAGAAGCACGGGCCATTCTGGAACAGGCGGTTGCCCGCAACCCGATTGATCCTGGAAACCACGGTTATCTGGCAGACCACCTCTGGAAAATTGATGAACCGGAAGAGGCATTACGACGCCAGGAAATCTCTGTAACGCTTGATCCTGGTTACGATTGGGCCTGGCGTACCCTTGGCGAGTGGTGCGACGAGGTGGGCCGTTCGAACGATGTGGTGGAAATTGCCCGTCGGGTCACCAAAGCGAAACCCGGCGACCCACGTGGCTGGCTGGCACTGGCACGCTGGCTTTACAATTCCGACCAGCACGAAGAACTGCTGCACGCACTGGATCGGTGCATCACTCTCAACCCACGTGGAACGGATGGCCACGACCTGAAAGCGGAACGGCTGGCAGAATTAGGGCGGTTTGATGAAGCCAAAGCTGCCGCCCTGCCGGATGTGTACGACAACGACATCCCGATTCTCCTGCAGGGGCGTGCAGCCTGGGTAGAAGCGAAGCGGGGGGATCTGATTACGGCCTGTCGCGAAATGCAGGCACTGGTTGCACTGGAGCCCACCTATTACTGGGGCTGGCAGCAACTTGCGGAGTGGTACAATCTGTTAGGCCGATCGGAGGATTTTCTGGAAGCGGCCAACAAAATGGTTTCTTTACGGCCAGACAATCCGTTCGCACTGACTGCACGTGGGGAAGCCCGCATGCAGAACGAAGACCTGGAGGGTGCCAAAGAGGATTTTCGTGCTTCGATGCATCTGGACCCGAATTATACCTATCCCGGGATGTTGCTGTTCGATGCTTTAATGGAAGATAAGGATTATGGTGCTGCGCGTGGAACGCTGGCGATTCTGGATGAAAATGCAGGGAGCAGTGGGCGACCATACGTGGTGGCCCGTTACGTCCAGCTTTATGCACGGTCGGGCGAAAAGGATGATGCTTTTGATGAATTTGAAGAGGTAATTACGCTGCCATGCGAATCTTCGTGGCCGATCAGCTCTTCGGCAGCAGAATTGCGGAAAGCTGGCTGGCAGGAGCATGTGGATGGCCTGTTGAAGCACAAAATACTCACTACAGATAATTTCCAGACCCCCTGTCTGCTGGCCTGGCTCGATAGCCCGATGGGCACTGCAGCCACCATGGAAGAACGTCTGGAAGTAGTGCGACGTGTCATCAAAATTCACCCCACCTATGTCACAGCACATGACCTGAAGGCAGAATTGCTTTGTCAGTTGGAACGATTTGATGAAGCGCTGGCGGCCTGCAAGCCGGAAGCCTTAGAAGACCAACTACCGATGATGCTGCTTGGGCGGGAAGCATGGATTTATGCCCAACGGGGGAATCGCACCGAAGCAATTAAGAAAATGCGCTTGATTGTCGAAACGGAACCGGATTACGACTGGGGCTGGAAGCAACTTGCTATCTGGTACGACGAAAATCAGCAGCCACAGGAATACCTGGAAGCGGCGGAGCATTGGTCGCAGTTACGCCCGAATGATCCGGTGGCTACATCGTATCTGGCCGATGCCCTGCAGCAAACAGGTGATCGACGGCGGGCGAAAGCCAATTTCCGGAAAGCCTATGAAACTAACCCCGCCTACGCCTTTCCTGGGTTGAACCTGTTTGATTTCCAACTGGATGATGAAGAGTTTGATGCGGCCAGCCTGACATTAACGAAACTTCAGGAGCATGTCGGTGGGCCACAGGTACAGTTGCGGCAGATTCAGTTGTTGGCACGCCAGAAAAATGAAGATGAGGCGATGGATGCCCTCTATTCGCTGTTGCTGATGGAAGACGCACCAAACTTTATGCTGACCAGATCGCTGGATGCTCTACGGACAGCAGGTTACCATCGCAGCACCCTGGCGTTGCTGGCGGAAGCAATGGAAGACAACGATATCCACCCCGCCACCGGCCGACTGTGGGTGGAAGAATCGATGAAACTGGACGACTGGGCGTTTTGTGAGAAATTATTAACATTTGAGACCGATACCAAAGCCAGCCTGGAGGCGGTGGCGACCTTTCTGGATAACTGTCGCCCACCCCACATGCGGGATAAGTTGTACGAGTTTCTGGAAAAGGCGGGCAGCCGAGTCCGCTCCAGTAATACCATCTGGGCGAAAGTCTCTGCCAGTTTGCTCCGGTTTCAGGATTTCGCCATGATCCGCACGTGGGGTGCTGATTGGCGGGAACGTGATCTCGACGAACAGTGGCAACTACATGCCTATGCCACCGCATTGCGTGTACTGGATGAAACGGAAGAACTGGTTGCAGTCTGCCATTTCGCACTGAACGAACTGGAGGAAGATGGCTATACCACGTGCGATTTTCAGGTGTGGTTGTTGTTCGAAGCTGCGAACAGCGGTAATGTGGAACTGGCAACACAATTACGCGAGGCGATTCAGGAAAATCTGGAAGAAGACGAGGATTACCTGGATTCTGCTGGCAAAATCCTCTATCAGATGGCACTGGGACTGCTGCAGGTAAAACAACAGGGTGGTGGGGCGTTTGGCGTTGCCAAAGCGGACGGTCGTCAGAAATATCTGGAACTGGCTGGCGAAGTGCCACGTCCGGATATGGTGCGATCGTACAAACGCTGGGCAAAAAATCTGGCATCCAGTGCGGGAGGCATTCTGCCACGCTTGTGGTTCTGGTTCCGCGGCAACCCACCGCAGTAG
- the trpB gene encoding tryptophan synthase subunit beta yields the protein MSIATSPHLVPDARGRFGQFGGRFVPETLMFALEELTAAYEQMKSDAEFQKRFHQILHDYVGRPSRLYFAERLTAEAGGAQIFLKREDLNHTGAHKINNAIGQALLAKKMGKQRIIAETGAGQHGVASATAAALLGLPCRVYMGSEDIRRQELNVFRMRAMGTEVFPVESGSKTLRDAVNEAMREWMATVENTHYIIGSAIGPHPFPMMVRDFQSVIGLETRQQCLEQLDRLPDVVVACVGGGSNAAGMFYPFVDDEQVRLVGVEAGGRNSLLGGHAATLSHGQPGVLHGTFTYVLQDDDGQTADVHSVSAGLDYPAVGPEHSYWKDSARVDYCSVSDDEALDAFSLCSRLEGILPALETAHAVVETMRIAASLPPTANVVLCFSGRGDKDCAEVARLMRDRI from the coding sequence ATGTCGATAGCAACCTCTCCCCACCTGGTGCCGGACGCACGTGGTCGATTTGGCCAGTTTGGTGGGCGTTTTGTGCCGGAAACTCTGATGTTTGCTCTGGAAGAACTGACGGCAGCTTACGAGCAGATGAAATCAGATGCCGAGTTCCAGAAACGTTTTCACCAGATCCTGCACGATTACGTGGGCAGACCTTCCCGTCTCTACTTTGCAGAACGCCTGACTGCAGAAGCAGGTGGGGCACAGATTTTTTTGAAACGCGAGGATTTGAACCACACCGGTGCCCACAAGATCAATAATGCCATTGGGCAGGCACTGTTAGCCAAAAAAATGGGCAAACAGCGCATCATTGCCGAAACTGGTGCTGGCCAGCATGGCGTCGCCAGTGCCACTGCAGCCGCGTTGCTGGGCCTTCCCTGCCGTGTTTACATGGGCTCGGAAGATATTCGCCGCCAGGAATTAAACGTCTTCCGCATGCGGGCAATGGGTACGGAAGTGTTTCCGGTGGAATCAGGCAGCAAAACCTTGCGGGATGCAGTGAACGAGGCGATGCGGGAATGGATGGCAACGGTGGAAAACACCCATTACATCATTGGTTCTGCAATTGGTCCCCACCCATTTCCAATGATGGTCCGTGATTTCCAATCGGTGATCGGTCTGGAAACCCGCCAGCAGTGCCTGGAACAACTGGATCGCCTGCCCGATGTGGTGGTGGCCTGCGTGGGTGGTGGCAGCAACGCCGCTGGCATGTTCTACCCGTTTGTGGATGATGAACAGGTCCGACTGGTGGGCGTGGAAGCTGGTGGCCGCAATTCCCTGCTGGGTGGGCACGCAGCCACGCTGAGCCACGGTCAGCCTGGGGTGCTGCACGGCACCTTCACTTATGTGCTGCAGGATGATGATGGCCAGACTGCCGATGTTCATTCGGTGTCTGCTGGCCTGGATTATCCTGCTGTCGGCCCGGAACACAGCTACTGGAAAGACAGTGCCCGCGTGGATTACTGCAGCGTGAGCGATGATGAGGCTTTGGATGCCTTTTCGCTCTGTTCCCGGCTGGAAGGGATCTTACCCGCACTGGAAACAGCCCACGCGGTGGTGGAAACCATGCGAATTGCCGCCAGCTTACCCCCCACTGCGAATGTGGTGCTCTGTTTCTCTGGCCGTGGGGACAAAGATTGTGCCGAAGTGGCCCGTCTGATGCGCGATCGAATCTGA
- a CDS encoding Xaa-Pro peptidase family protein, producing MMGSDRYVRRQDQLIQLLKERQTKCLLVTHTPNITYLTGFTGDSSFLLVHTDHRPILISDQRFTVQIAEECPDLEAKIRGPQRNTYQETADLLKLLQIQNLGVESSITFASCELLKSLVPALQLHLCSGAIEQLRAIKDSAEIELIQTAIQIAEAGFQAYRPMIQNRDTEKDLVNLLEMLMKRVGADGPAFPIIVGIGERSALPHCPPSSKVASSSGFLLTDWGAKYHGYHSDITRVFRRTGGEISPTDLARIEQIYNVVHEAQQRAINKLYPGTHVREVDQAARGWITEQGFGEQFNHGLGHGIGLEIHEAPSIRYNSEDILQAGMVVTIEPGIYLEGFGGVRIEDDVLITEDGPQVLTKLTKSWSDLW from the coding sequence ATGATGGGTTCGGACCGATATGTGCGGCGGCAGGATCAGTTGATCCAATTATTAAAAGAGCGTCAGACCAAGTGCCTGCTGGTGACGCACACACCCAATATTACCTATCTTACCGGCTTTACCGGCGACTCCAGTTTCCTCCTGGTGCACACCGATCATCGGCCAATTCTCATTAGTGATCAGCGCTTTACCGTGCAGATTGCCGAAGAATGCCCCGACCTCGAAGCCAAAATCCGTGGGCCACAGCGAAATACTTATCAGGAAACGGCCGATCTCCTGAAACTCTTACAGATTCAGAACTTAGGTGTGGAAAGCAGCATCACATTTGCCAGTTGTGAGCTGCTGAAAAGCCTGGTCCCTGCGTTGCAGCTTCACCTGTGCAGTGGGGCGATCGAACAGTTGCGGGCGATCAAAGATTCTGCGGAAATCGAACTGATCCAGACCGCTATTCAAATTGCGGAGGCAGGTTTTCAGGCGTATCGACCGATGATTCAGAATCGGGATACCGAAAAAGATCTGGTGAACCTGCTGGAAATGCTGATGAAACGCGTCGGGGCAGATGGTCCCGCATTTCCCATTATTGTGGGGATTGGTGAACGTTCGGCGTTGCCCCACTGTCCGCCGAGCAGCAAAGTGGCCAGCAGTTCCGGCTTTTTATTGACCGACTGGGGTGCGAAGTACCACGGTTATCACAGCGATATTACCCGTGTTTTCCGACGCACCGGTGGGGAAATCAGCCCCACCGATCTGGCACGGATCGAACAGATTTACAATGTGGTGCACGAAGCCCAGCAACGCGCAATTAACAAATTATACCCCGGCACCCATGTGCGGGAAGTGGATCAGGCGGCACGTGGCTGGATCACGGAGCAAGGCTTCGGCGAGCAATTTAATCACGGTTTAGGCCACGGAATCGGGCTGGAAATTCACGAAGCACCGTCCATTCGATACAATTCCGAAGATATTTTACAGGCGGGAATGGTGGTCACCATTGAACCGGGTATCTATCTTGAAGGTTTCGGTGGTGTGCGAATTGAAGACGATGTCTTGATCACCGAAGACGGTCCACAAGTATTGACAAAACTGACAAAATCGTGGTCTGATTTGTGGTAA
- a CDS encoding tetratricopeptide repeat protein → MKRSSWPTTVALLIIFSLIGGCKKQAKEDYKYVSPAPSVVSSGPPPTDEEYLDFGRKLEEAIRNADQKAAEDLLRFNSLCERCISDLGISQQIQQEIKAGFVKGSGVLVKQLITQVQNGEILTSLGLRTIAGQQQLLIRISGDEGLAYWRFTLARYPDGTVAAEDIYLVHAGESISQVLRRLFIQILAGSRRDLFAKINKADQELVNSLPKIKTMVSDIDNNRHQEAYATYQQLSPSVKQNKLVLFHALRAGAQLEDEVYLQLLETYRKKYADDPSLDIILIDYYILKKNQEGLFQCIDRLEKSIGGDPFLYTLRGNAFLENKQLKEAKAAYEKAIELEPTLEDAYWQRIQVALEEGNHEDTLNFLQIIILELDIEITEASLRDEETYAKFVKSPQFAEFVKWLKERDAKK, encoded by the coding sequence ATGAAGCGCTCCTCCTGGCCCACTACAGTGGCCCTGTTAATCATTTTCAGCCTGATCGGTGGCTGTAAAAAACAGGCAAAAGAAGATTACAAGTATGTCAGCCCCGCCCCATCGGTAGTTTCTTCTGGCCCCCCACCTACGGATGAGGAATACCTTGATTTTGGCAGAAAACTCGAAGAAGCTATACGCAATGCAGATCAAAAAGCTGCTGAAGATCTATTACGCTTTAATAGTTTGTGTGAGCGATGCATTAGTGATTTGGGGATTTCACAACAGATTCAACAGGAAATCAAGGCAGGATTTGTTAAGGGAAGTGGAGTATTGGTAAAACAGTTGATTACACAAGTACAGAATGGAGAAATACTTACATCTCTTGGACTTCGAACGATTGCAGGTCAGCAACAACTTTTGATTAGAATTTCTGGCGATGAAGGATTGGCATATTGGCGATTTACACTTGCACGCTATCCAGATGGCACCGTTGCTGCAGAAGATATTTATCTTGTCCATGCAGGGGAAAGCATTAGCCAGGTGCTCAGAAGATTATTTATTCAGATCTTGGCTGGATCGAGAAGAGATCTCTTTGCAAAAATAAACAAGGCAGACCAGGAATTAGTCAACAGCCTACCAAAAATTAAAACAATGGTATCGGACATTGATAACAATCGCCATCAAGAAGCTTACGCAACTTATCAACAATTATCTCCTTCAGTAAAGCAGAACAAACTTGTATTGTTCCATGCATTGCGGGCAGGTGCACAATTAGAAGACGAAGTATATCTTCAACTGCTTGAAACATACCGCAAAAAATATGCCGATGATCCATCACTCGACATCATTCTGATCGATTACTATATTCTGAAGAAAAATCAAGAAGGCCTTTTTCAGTGTATTGATCGGCTTGAAAAATCGATTGGTGGCGACCCGTTTTTGTATACACTAAGAGGTAACGCATTTCTAGAGAACAAGCAGTTAAAAGAGGCCAAGGCTGCATATGAAAAAGCGATAGAATTGGAGCCAACTCTCGAAGATGCATATTGGCAGAGGATTCAGGTGGCCTTAGAGGAAGGCAATCATGAAGACACTCTGAATTTTCTTCAAATAATCATTCTTGAACTTGACATTGAAATAACTGAAGCATCGCTTCGTGACGAAGAAACCTATGCCAAGTTCGTCAAGTCACCACAATTTGCCGAGTTTGTCAAATGGCTAAAAGAGCGGGATGCCAAGAAATAA